Proteins encoded together in one Rossellomorea sp. y25 window:
- a CDS encoding endospore germination permease: MNKVSISALELCSMMLLFLTGSTIVVGLNFSAMEDSILAIAMEVGFGIILFYYYLLLLKRSSWLEFIPLLKMGFGPFLSKVLAVVFSFYFLYIAGRVMNDFAFFTTQLLYPDAPNWIASIPFLLVVGYCTMLGIEAIARSAVIVTFFTFFILAVLWLLGFLSEEFQVQYLFPLFSQGWEPLKKMIFPTGLTFPYGELVVFLVLLPFIAKKEKLQKIVWIPIVSAGLIVMITMEMVIGLLHAPFANTYYFPFVKAMELVSYLGVVEHLEIFTYLLLIGGGFMKVSVFLYAAQVVLTQLFKLKQKNWHVLFLLVAVYLLSLHRSDDIAEHLYVGLKLVPYYLHIPIQFILPLILGVVVFWKTRKKQSVQG, from the coding sequence ATGAACAAAGTATCCATATCCGCGCTTGAATTATGCTCGATGATGCTTCTCTTTTTAACGGGAAGCACCATCGTGGTCGGCTTGAACTTTTCGGCCATGGAAGACAGCATCCTGGCGATAGCAATGGAAGTAGGATTCGGAATCATCCTGTTCTATTATTACCTCCTCCTGTTAAAAAGAAGTTCATGGCTGGAATTCATCCCTCTTCTGAAAATGGGATTCGGACCCTTTCTATCCAAGGTTCTCGCAGTGGTTTTCAGCTTCTATTTTCTATATATAGCGGGAAGGGTGATGAATGATTTTGCCTTTTTCACCACCCAGCTCCTCTATCCCGATGCCCCCAACTGGATTGCTTCCATACCATTCCTGCTCGTGGTTGGCTATTGTACGATGCTTGGAATCGAAGCGATTGCAAGGAGTGCGGTGATCGTGACCTTTTTCACCTTCTTCATCTTAGCTGTTTTATGGCTGCTAGGTTTCCTGTCGGAGGAATTCCAGGTTCAGTATCTGTTTCCTTTGTTCTCACAAGGGTGGGAGCCCCTCAAGAAAATGATCTTCCCGACCGGACTGACCTTTCCCTACGGTGAGCTTGTTGTCTTTCTGGTATTGCTTCCATTCATTGCAAAAAAAGAAAAGCTCCAAAAAATTGTTTGGATTCCCATCGTCAGCGCCGGTCTGATTGTCATGATCACGATGGAGATGGTCATCGGTCTTCTCCATGCCCCCTTCGCCAACACGTACTACTTTCCGTTTGTGAAAGCGATGGAACTGGTGTCGTATTTAGGCGTCGTTGAACACTTGGAAATTTTCACCTATCTCCTTTTAATAGGTGGAGGATTCATGAAGGTATCGGTTTTCCTATATGCAGCGCAGGTCGTCCTGACTCAGTTGTTCAAGTTAAAACAAAAGAACTGGCATGTCCTCTTCTTACTGGTGGCCGTTTATCTGCTTTCCCTCCATCGAAGTGACGACATCGCGGAGCACTTATATGTGGGATTAAAGCTCGTCCCCTATTACCTTCATATTCCAATTCAATTCATTCTCCCGTTGATATTGGGCGTGGTGGTTTTTTGGAAGACGCGAAAGAAACAGTCAGTTCAGGGATAG
- a CDS encoding SDR family oxidoreductase, producing the protein MNVAVVGANGQIGKQVVGLLKESSEHTPRAIVRKEEQAHSFEQDGVQSSLVDLEGTVDQIANGLKDADAVVFTAGSGGKTGADKTLLIDLDGAVKAMEAAKQAGIDRFVMVSALQAHHRENWNESLKPYYVAKHFADRALEQSGLTYTIIRPGGLLNESGTGKVAAAENLSRGSIPREDVARTIVASLTEERTFNRGFDLISGNDGIEEAVRNI; encoded by the coding sequence ATGAACGTAGCAGTGGTAGGAGCAAATGGACAGATTGGAAAGCAAGTGGTCGGGCTTTTAAAGGAAAGCAGTGAGCATACACCAAGAGCGATTGTGAGAAAGGAAGAGCAGGCGCATTCCTTTGAACAGGATGGTGTTCAATCTTCACTGGTTGATTTAGAGGGAACGGTGGATCAGATTGCGAATGGCCTGAAGGATGCCGATGCCGTCGTATTCACGGCCGGATCCGGGGGCAAAACGGGTGCCGATAAAACATTGCTCATCGACTTGGACGGAGCGGTCAAAGCAATGGAGGCGGCCAAGCAGGCAGGAATCGACCGGTTCGTCATGGTGAGTGCCCTGCAGGCCCATCACCGTGAGAACTGGAATGAGTCCTTGAAGCCGTATTATGTGGCGAAGCATTTCGCGGATCGGGCTTTGGAACAGAGCGGGTTGACCTATACCATCATCCGTCCCGGGGGATTACTGAATGAATCAGGGACAGGGAAGGTAGCCGCAGCAGAGAATCTATCAAGAGGCTCGATTCCGCGTGAAGATGTGGCCAGAACGATCGTGGCTTCACTTACCGAGGAACGTACATTCAACCGAGGGTTCGATCTGATTTCAGGAAATGATGGAATTGAAGAGGCTGTGCGGAATATATAA
- a CDS encoding DUF3231 family protein produces the protein MTSTFEAISAIIKNFVDEAPKPPLHVGEVMDLWTAFTAFHEAQSLYQVGLNTTSDQDMEHVLQNALEGSKTDTKKIEEFLLKEGVPLPLVNPTKPSSNSAAVPEGVKLKDDEIANLISAKVATSITFCAQAMSKTVRTDVGLMFFSIQINLMKFAAPLKNLMIARGWLRIPPKYNPPGLPEKS, from the coding sequence ATGACAAGTACTTTTGAAGCTATTTCAGCCATTATTAAAAATTTTGTAGATGAAGCACCTAAACCCCCTTTACATGTCGGTGAAGTCATGGATCTTTGGACAGCATTTACCGCATTTCATGAAGCCCAATCTCTTTATCAAGTAGGACTGAATACAACGAGTGATCAAGATATGGAACACGTGTTACAAAATGCGTTGGAAGGTAGCAAGACTGATACGAAAAAAATAGAGGAATTCCTTTTAAAAGAAGGGGTTCCGTTGCCTTTGGTCAACCCTACAAAACCATCGTCGAATTCAGCTGCGGTGCCTGAAGGAGTTAAACTGAAGGATGATGAGATTGCCAATCTCATATCTGCCAAAGTAGCCACTTCTATCACCTTTTGCGCACAGGCTATGTCCAAGACCGTTCGGACCGACGTCGGATTAATGTTCTTTTCCATTCAAATCAACTTAATGAAATTCGCTGCCCCTTTAAAAAATCTAATGATTGCAAGAGGCTGGCTGAGAATTCCACCTAAATATAATCCTCCTGGGTTACCGGAAAAAAGCTAA
- a CDS encoding PH domain-containing protein, producing MEVKVSKNNENLNIKWQLSNITIPLSDIKEVRDDDTYSGEGKTAVRIGFPYGHTDRVVIHTSSETFILFTSNGGLKEKILSYIGGE from the coding sequence ATGGAAGTAAAGGTATCAAAGAATAACGAAAACTTAAATATCAAGTGGCAACTAAGTAACATCACTATTCCTTTATCTGATATTAAAGAAGTGCGAGATGATGATACATATAGCGGTGAAGGGAAAACAGCAGTGAGAATAGGTTTTCCATATGGACACACGGATAGAGTCGTGATCCATACAAGTTCAGAAACGTTTATTCTGTTCACTAGTAATGGTGGTTTGAAAGAGAAGATTTTGTCGTACATTGGGGGAGAATGA
- a CDS encoding bifunctional UDP-sugar hydrolase/5'-nucleotidase: MKKNITILHTNDLHGNYDLVVRQAGYIKKRVRELKAQGESYLLLDGGDHMDMSINECLATNGHMHLEMLADVGYHAMSVGNNELLRSTPALIRKHSLESSVPWLLLNLVEGDGTPIGGMKETLLVTMDNGVRVGLFGATDQFGDLYENKHDFRNRETLVAINKLVNDLKEQGADVIVFLSHLGYGADVEMAKEVSNLVDVIVGAHSHTVLQSPVVESGVLIVQAGSHGQYVGELKLGLYIENGLHKIESFEGKLVEITPESKADASMEDILEKGREETKEFLSEVLYTTSVELTHADVIQLMAEAVRDYWKSEIGIMYGGAAVEEALESGDVTKGDVYNRCKSMHSPVLMELKGEQIAGLIEDSFNEEVISKPVYGNGFRPHGIPIGPLSFAGVTWCHHEGVISDIKVNGESLMEKRIYTVGTGSPLLYEEVCGYESVKGNQLIEVGKTEMVKDVFMNYLRAKRESSGMFNR; encoded by the coding sequence ATGAAAAAAAACATCACCATTCTTCACACCAATGATCTTCACGGAAACTATGATTTGGTCGTACGGCAGGCTGGATACATAAAGAAACGTGTCAGGGAGCTTAAGGCGCAAGGGGAAAGTTATTTATTGCTGGATGGCGGGGATCACATGGATATGAGCATCAATGAGTGCCTGGCGACGAATGGCCATATGCATTTGGAGATGCTTGCAGATGTAGGATATCATGCGATGTCGGTGGGGAATAATGAGCTGTTGCGATCGACACCGGCGTTGATACGAAAGCATAGCCTGGAATCCAGTGTACCCTGGTTGTTATTAAATCTGGTAGAGGGTGATGGGACTCCCATCGGGGGGATGAAAGAAACGCTTCTCGTGACAATGGATAACGGTGTGAGGGTTGGACTATTTGGAGCGACCGATCAATTTGGGGATCTTTATGAGAACAAGCACGATTTCAGGAATCGGGAAACCCTTGTGGCCATCAATAAATTGGTAAATGACCTTAAAGAGCAGGGTGCAGATGTCATCGTCTTTCTATCTCATCTGGGGTATGGTGCCGATGTGGAGATGGCGAAAGAAGTCAGCAACCTGGTCGATGTGATCGTGGGGGCGCATTCTCATACGGTGCTTCAAAGTCCCGTGGTGGAATCAGGTGTCCTGATTGTTCAAGCGGGGTCTCACGGACAATATGTCGGGGAGTTGAAATTGGGTTTATATATCGAGAATGGTCTTCATAAGATCGAATCCTTCGAGGGAAAATTAGTGGAAATCACTCCCGAGTCAAAAGCTGATGCCAGCATGGAAGACATTTTAGAAAAGGGTCGTGAGGAAACGAAGGAGTTTTTGTCCGAGGTATTGTACACAACCAGCGTAGAACTTACTCATGCTGATGTCATTCAATTAATGGCAGAGGCCGTACGGGACTACTGGAAGTCTGAGATTGGCATTATGTATGGGGGAGCCGCAGTGGAAGAAGCCCTGGAATCAGGCGATGTGACGAAGGGGGATGTGTACAACAGATGCAAGAGCATGCATTCCCCTGTGTTGATGGAGCTAAAGGGTGAACAAATTGCCGGATTGATAGAGGATAGTTTTAATGAAGAGGTTATCTCCAAGCCGGTATACGGGAATGGATTCAGGCCTCATGGCATTCCGATCGGTCCTCTATCGTTCGCTGGAGTTACGTGGTGTCATCATGAGGGTGTGATTTCGGATATTAAGGTAAATGGAGAAAGCTTGATGGAAAAGAGGATCTACACGGTAGGGACAGGGTCTCCGTTACTGTATGAAGAGGTATGTGGATACGAATCGGTGAAAGGGAATCAATTGATCGAGGTTGGAAAAACAGAGATGGTGAAGGATGTGTTTATGAATTATTTAAGAGCCAAACGGGAGAGTTCTGGCATGTTCAATCGTTAG
- a CDS encoding GNAT family N-acetyltransferase, whose protein sequence is MIIKHSHYQNRGLDYCVRSATEDDAKALSHVRLQIDGETEYLDREKGEAHIDERGFKEIIKEDAESANRLFLVAEINGGIAGFSRCEGNGLKRTSHHVEFGVGVLKEFWGYGIGKALLNEFIKWADSNEIRKVTLKVIETNEKAINLYKNYGFEVEGILKEDKRLSDGYYYHTVLMARFKHRVSSL, encoded by the coding sequence TTGATAATCAAACATAGTCATTACCAAAACCGCGGATTGGATTATTGTGTAAGGTCAGCAACAGAAGATGATGCGAAAGCTCTGTCCCATGTGAGGCTACAGATCGATGGGGAAACGGAATATTTAGACCGGGAAAAAGGCGAGGCACACATCGACGAAAGAGGCTTCAAAGAAATCATAAAAGAGGATGCGGAGAGTGCCAATCGCTTATTTTTAGTGGCAGAAATAAACGGAGGGATTGCAGGATTTTCAAGGTGTGAGGGAAACGGGTTGAAAAGGACTTCCCATCATGTTGAGTTCGGGGTTGGGGTATTGAAAGAATTCTGGGGATATGGAATAGGAAAGGCCCTTTTAAATGAATTCATTAAATGGGCTGACTCCAATGAGATCCGCAAAGTAACATTAAAGGTGATCGAAACAAACGAAAAAGCTATTAATCTATATAAAAACTATGGTTTTGAAGTGGAAGGGATCTTAAAAGAAGACAAACGGCTGTCTGATGGATATTACTATCATACGGTATTGATGGCACGGTTCAAGCATCGGGTCAGTTCACTTTAG
- a CDS encoding MFS transporter, with product MSSSLRKNKHFVTLMTAQAISSLGDWLSIVAIITLVGLKWEATPMQMSFIILSLALPMALLGPISGTIADRMERKTLMIFSDVVRGVLILLLTLATKVWMVYGCLFLIGIFSSVFVPAKNGKLKELVQDEHIKGAISLSSTIDSSTKIIGPLVSGILVSTMGTYNVFYIDSATFFLSALFILLLPKALNETEAVEGMEKKGGPSFKEEIKVGMGFIKESRFLLYGLFLLGVSLLILQLSDSQIIVLLRELTDVSPDLFGYTVTGAGVGMLVTGIFLSKKTEYNAFFYMCFGVLGIGIGFGTMAILTYYDLSLSLLWVPALGFLAGGSAGFVFIPFQAAAQVKTPVHMTGRVFGVVNSTTTTATIIGPLAGGGLATIIGIIPSFIVTSSLLIVLFIVSVSVRNKVEEGEKDVTESQSRTQGATTL from the coding sequence ATGAGTTCATCATTAAGAAAAAATAAACACTTCGTTACCTTAATGACGGCACAGGCTATTTCAAGTTTGGGAGACTGGTTGAGTATTGTGGCAATCATTACGCTGGTTGGACTGAAATGGGAGGCAACACCCATGCAGATGTCCTTTATCATCCTGAGCCTGGCACTGCCGATGGCTCTATTGGGACCGATCTCGGGGACCATTGCAGACAGGATGGAACGAAAGACGTTAATGATTTTTTCAGATGTGGTCAGGGGAGTGCTCATCCTGCTATTGACGCTTGCGACGAAAGTTTGGATGGTGTACGGCTGTTTGTTTCTAATCGGAATTTTCTCTTCCGTCTTTGTGCCGGCAAAGAATGGGAAGTTGAAGGAGCTGGTCCAGGATGAACACATCAAGGGAGCCATATCTCTGTCGTCTACCATCGATTCAAGTACGAAAATCATTGGTCCGTTGGTGAGTGGGATCCTGGTTTCAACGATGGGAACCTACAATGTATTTTATATCGATTCAGCCACTTTCTTTCTCTCTGCGCTTTTCATTTTGCTTTTACCTAAAGCGTTGAATGAAACGGAAGCTGTTGAGGGAATGGAGAAGAAGGGTGGGCCTTCCTTTAAAGAGGAGATCAAAGTCGGGATGGGCTTTATCAAGGAAAGCAGGTTTTTACTGTATGGATTGTTTCTACTGGGTGTCAGCTTATTAATCCTGCAATTATCTGATTCCCAAATCATCGTATTACTTCGTGAGTTGACCGATGTATCTCCTGATCTATTCGGTTATACGGTGACGGGGGCGGGTGTCGGTATGCTCGTGACAGGGATTTTCCTTTCTAAGAAAACAGAATACAACGCATTCTTCTATATGTGCTTCGGAGTGTTAGGTATTGGAATAGGGTTTGGAACGATGGCGATCCTGACGTATTATGATCTAAGCCTGTCATTGCTTTGGGTTCCTGCACTCGGCTTCCTGGCAGGGGGCTCAGCAGGATTTGTTTTCATTCCGTTTCAAGCAGCGGCACAGGTGAAAACTCCTGTTCATATGACGGGAAGGGTATTTGGAGTGGTCAACAGTACAACGACTACAGCAACGATCATCGGGCCATTAGCCGGTGGGGGACTTGCCACGATCATAGGTATCATTCCATCCTTTATTGTCACAAGCTCATTACTGATCGTACTATTCATTGTTTCTGTTTCGGTAAGAAATAAAGTAGAAGAGGGGGAGAAGGATGTCACCGAAAGTCAGTCAAGAACACAAGGAGCAACGACGCTCTAA
- a CDS encoding TetR/AcrR family transcriptional regulator has translation MSPKVSQEHKEQRRSNLLEAAKEVFIEHGFEKATMKHVMDKAGVSRGGLYQYFDNKEDLFEALIEEQQMQSLDESLKTMLKHQGSYWDALLMTFLGEDKKPTNNMDPLAPSKLEYFITGRKEKRRQEHARKRFLQAYKMIIHIIEEGVKEGEFAPRFEVEVMAKSIISWIDGMAVDHAILDSESIRLKEQTEMLLEYLKWGLNVKE, from the coding sequence ATGTCACCGAAAGTCAGTCAAGAACACAAGGAGCAACGACGCTCTAATTTATTAGAAGCAGCAAAAGAGGTATTTATTGAGCATGGATTTGAAAAGGCCACAATGAAGCATGTGATGGATAAGGCCGGCGTCAGCCGGGGGGGATTGTATCAATATTTCGATAATAAAGAGGATCTGTTCGAAGCATTGATTGAAGAACAGCAGATGCAGTCGTTAGATGAGTCCCTTAAGACGATGCTTAAACATCAGGGCTCCTACTGGGACGCCTTATTGATGACCTTCCTTGGGGAAGACAAAAAGCCTACCAATAACATGGATCCATTAGCTCCTTCCAAGCTGGAATACTTCATTACCGGGAGAAAGGAAAAAAGAAGGCAGGAGCATGCCAGGAAGAGGTTCCTTCAAGCTTATAAAATGATCATTCACATTATCGAAGAAGGCGTAAAGGAAGGAGAATTTGCTCCCCGATTCGAAGTGGAAGTGATGGCAAAGTCGATTATTTCCTGGATTGATGGTATGGCAGTGGATCATGCCATCTTAGACTCGGAAAGTATACGATTAAAGGAACAAACCGAGATGCTTCTGGAGTATTTGAAATGGGGATTAAATGTGAAGGAATAG
- a CDS encoding YusW family protein, translated as MKKKLTVLALVFFSVFLLAGCNDKEEVKNPPEKAPVENTNNENNEQGAFPFTNFDLDVDYKDNKSIDVDYENEKDGVEAKYQDDLNGQNLLSDEAMDKLAPIFEGFDFDQNTDGQKVIQQVKEAFSVEEGYQVFELEITYSDGVEKEYRE; from the coding sequence ATGAAGAAGAAGTTAACCGTTTTAGCCCTTGTTTTTTTCTCGGTTTTTTTATTGGCAGGCTGTAATGATAAGGAAGAAGTCAAGAATCCACCGGAAAAGGCACCTGTAGAAAATACGAATAATGAGAACAATGAACAAGGAGCTTTTCCTTTTACAAATTTCGATTTAGATGTTGATTATAAAGATAATAAATCGATCGATGTGGACTATGAAAATGAAAAAGACGGAGTGGAAGCGAAATACCAGGATGACCTCAATGGTCAAAACCTGCTATCAGATGAAGCAATGGACAAGCTCGCCCCTATCTTTGAAGGGTTCGACTTCGATCAAAATACAGACGGGCAAAAGGTCATCCAGCAAGTAAAAGAAGCATTCTCTGTTGAAGAAGGCTATCAGGTATTTGAACTTGAAATTACATACTCTGATGGGGTTGAAAAGGAGTACAGGGAATAA